One Ilumatobacter fluminis genomic window, GCTGGGCGGTCGCATCGTCGTTCTCGTGCTTCGGTTCGGGCGCCTCGACGGTCGGCGCGTGACGCCGACCGTCAGAACTGTCCGTGGCGGCCCTCGCCCCCGGCGAAGCGGGTCGCCCCCTCGAGCGTTTCGCCCGACGCGATGACCTGCAGACCCAGCACCGTCTCGTTGGCCATGGCCTCGTCGATCGACATGCCCCACTGCTCGTAGCTCGATCGACGGTCGGAACGCATGCACCCCTGCGGGAATCCGGCGATCTGCTTGGCCAGCACGATCGCCTCCGTGAGGGCGCCGCCGGGTTCGGCCAGCCGATTGGCCAGGCCCATCGAGCGAGCCTCGTCGCCGCTGACGCCGCGTCCGGTCAGGATCAGGTCGAGCGCGTGGCTGTGGCCGATGAGGCGCGGCAGCCGCACGGTGCCTCCGTCGATGAGCGGCACGCCCCAACGTCGGCAGTAGACACCGAACACCGCGTCGGTCGCGGCGACCCGGAGATCGCACAGGAGTGCCAACTCGAGGCCGCCTGCGACGGCGAAACCCTCGACGGCGGCGATGACCGGCTTCGTGAACGACATCCGACTCGGTCCCATCGGACCGTCGACGCGCATGTCGTCGACGACCCGATTCCCTCGACCGTCGGACACGCCCTTGAGGTCGGCGCCTGCGCAGAACGTGCCGCCGGCACCGGTGAGCACGGCGACGAGCGCGTCGTCATCGGTCTCGAAGGAGCGGAACGCCTCGGCGAGCGCGTCGGCGGTGGGCCGGTCGACGGCGTTGCGGACCTCGGGGCGATCGATCGTGATGATGCGAACGGGGCCGTCGGTGTCGGTGCGCACGGTGCTCATGGACGGACGGTACCGAACCCGTACGATCACCTCCGTGCCCGAAGGTGACACCCTGCGGATCCTGGCGACCAAGATCGACGACCGACTGTCGGGCCGTCGGGTCGAACGATCGATCATGCGCGATCCACGGCTCGCCGGACGCGAGCTGGCAGGCACGACGCTGGTCGACGCCGACGCCTACGGCAAACACCTCTTCGTCCGCTTCGACGACGGTCGCAGCCTCCACGCGCATCTGAACATGGACGGCAAGTTCAAGGTGTCACGGCGGTCGACGGCCCCCGAGTGGAAGCGGCGGGTCGAGTTGCACCTCGCCGACGGTGGATCGCTCGTCGGTGAGGCGGTGCCGATCCTCGAGCTGATCGACACCGGTGCCGAGCACGAGATCACCGACCGGCTCGGCCCCGATCTCTGCGCCACCGCCGGCCCGCCGGATCCAGCGCTGTCGGCCGAGCGGCTCCGCACCGGGGTGGCGACCCCGCTGTCCGGGGCGATGCTCGACCAGCGTCTGGTCGCCGGGTGGGGCAATGTCTACGCCAACGACGTCCCGTTCATCTGTGGCGTGTCGCCGCACCAGCCCGTCGACTCGATCGACGGGCTCGAACAGCTCGCGGGGGTGGGGACGGCCTTGATCCGCACGAACGCCCGACTCGGCTTCCAGAACACCGTCGGGAAGCGACTCCGGACCGATGCGACGTGGATGCACGGACGGGGACGACGTCCGTGTCCGATGTGCGGCGAGCGGTTGCGCTACCTGCCCGAGCGTGAGACCGCCTGGGGGCGGTCGATCACCTGGTGCGAGCACTGTCAACCGTCGGGAGACACCGGCAGCGTCGACATGCGGCGGGTGAAGCGCTTGATCGGTCTGCATCCGGCCGTGCGCGAGGCGGTCTTTCCGCGCTGAAGGGGGCCGTGCCGGCGGCACGACCCCCTCCAACTGGCGGTGTGTTCGATCAGATGTTCTGCGGGCGGCGGCTGCCGAGCAGCAGGGTCAGGCCGAACATCATCAGGCCCATGCCGAGCAGGACCATCGTCCGGGTCGAGTCGGAACCCGTCTTGGGCAGCTCGGGCACCAGGGTCGTCGTGGCGCTGTTGGAGGCGACGACGGTCGTCGTGGTCGTCGGC contains:
- a CDS encoding crotonase/enoyl-CoA hydratase family protein; the protein is MSTVRTDTDGPVRIITIDRPEVRNAVDRPTADALAEAFRSFETDDDALVAVLTGAGGTFCAGADLKGVSDGRGNRVVDDMRVDGPMGPSRMSFTKPVIAAVEGFAVAGGLELALLCDLRVAATDAVFGVYCRRWGVPLIDGGTVRLPRLIGHSHALDLILTGRGVSGDEARSMGLANRLAEPGGALTEAIVLAKQIAGFPQGCMRSDRRSSYEQWGMSIDEAMANETVLGLQVIASGETLEGATRFAGGEGRHGQF
- a CDS encoding DNA-formamidopyrimidine glycosylase family protein; protein product: MPEGDTLRILATKIDDRLSGRRVERSIMRDPRLAGRELAGTTLVDADAYGKHLFVRFDDGRSLHAHLNMDGKFKVSRRSTAPEWKRRVELHLADGGSLVGEAVPILELIDTGAEHEITDRLGPDLCATAGPPDPALSAERLRTGVATPLSGAMLDQRLVAGWGNVYANDVPFICGVSPHQPVDSIDGLEQLAGVGTALIRTNARLGFQNTVGKRLRTDATWMHGRGRRPCPMCGERLRYLPERETAWGRSITWCEHCQPSGDTGSVDMRRVKRLIGLHPAVREAVFPR